From a single Okeanomitos corallinicola TIOX110 genomic region:
- a CDS encoding Uma2 family endonuclease produces MTTSISSPEKTEIIYPDSDGELMADNTKQFRWIVTIQGGIDALFKDNSEIFVAGDLLWYPVEGNNKIRQAPDIMVVFGRPKGDRGSYQQWKENNIVPQVVFEILSPGNRFPEMLKKFKFYETYGVGEYYIYDPDTGEFFGYIRSESELKQIEEITGFISPLLGIRFEIVDGELQIYRPDGEKFLKYVELEEKRQLAEAKAARLAEKLREMGVNPEEI; encoded by the coding sequence ATGACAACATCAATTTCATCACCAGAAAAAACAGAGATTATTTATCCAGATAGCGATGGCGAACTAATGGCAGATAATACTAAACAATTTCGTTGGATTGTGACAATTCAAGGAGGAATAGACGCTTTATTTAAAGATAACTCAGAGATATTTGTTGCAGGTGATTTGCTTTGGTATCCGGTAGAAGGAAATAACAAAATTCGTCAAGCACCAGATATCATGGTAGTGTTTGGTAGACCTAAAGGTGATAGAGGTTCTTATCAACAATGGAAAGAAAATAATATTGTTCCTCAAGTAGTGTTTGAAATTCTCTCTCCGGGAAATAGATTTCCAGAAATGCTGAAAAAATTTAAGTTCTACGAAACCTATGGAGTAGGAGAATATTATATTTATGATCCAGATACAGGAGAATTTTTTGGTTATATTCGTTCTGAATCAGAATTAAAACAAATTGAAGAAATAACAGGTTTTATTAGCCCACTTTTAGGAATCAGATTTGAAATAGTAGATGGAGAATTACAAATATATCGTCCAGATGGGGAGAAATTTCTTAAATATGTGGAGTTGGAAGAAAAGAGACAGTTGGCAGAAGCAAAAGCAGCAAGATTAGCAGAGAAATTAAGAGAAATGGGGGTGAATCCAGAGGAGATATAA
- a CDS encoding DUF928 domain-containing protein, which translates to MTKKTAFTIKILAVRFLTAIFIISSLSTQSQAQLNPGYKVSVKFPQVADRGAPKRTEGSGARGGCDLGENQSQLVKLKAIAPNNNIITSLNPHPAIYVYSQIVNKPVDFQIFELNPEKDIYTTQFSLPQNPGIVKVKLPETLKLQANKIYGWRFIVRCEPAQRDADKFVEGWLEIKSLTAQQLERLENFPENPKLQAQLYSDYGIWHETLEILANWQENHLLKSEWNELLESVELKEFANYSVNSCCQVADSPTTPVNTNDTEIPKTDATKNNSWGGNL; encoded by the coding sequence ATGACAAAAAAAACAGCATTTACCATCAAAATTTTAGCAGTTAGATTTTTAACAGCTATCTTCATTATTTCCAGTTTATCAACCCAGAGTCAAGCGCAATTAAACCCTGGCTATAAAGTTAGTGTTAAATTTCCACAAGTAGCTGATAGAGGAGCGCCGAAAAGAACTGAAGGATCAGGTGCAAGAGGTGGTTGTGATTTAGGAGAAAATCAATCCCAGCTAGTCAAATTAAAGGCGATCGCACCAAATAATAACATCATTACCAGCCTAAATCCTCACCCTGCAATTTATGTGTATAGTCAGATTGTTAATAAACCAGTAGACTTTCAGATTTTTGAATTAAATCCTGAAAAAGATATTTACACAACTCAATTTTCACTACCTCAGAATCCAGGTATAGTGAAAGTAAAACTGCCAGAAACACTAAAATTACAAGCAAATAAAATCTATGGTTGGCGATTTATAGTTAGATGTGAACCTGCACAAAGAGACGCTGATAAATTCGTGGAAGGATGGTTAGAAATAAAATCCCTAACAGCACAACAACTGGAAAGATTAGAAAATTTTCCAGAAAATCCAAAATTACAAGCTCAATTATATTCAGACTATGGAATTTGGCATGAAACATTAGAAATTTTGGCCAATTGGCAGGAAAATCATCTGTTAAAATCAGAATGGAATGAATTATTAGAGTCAGTAGAATTAAAAGAATTTGCTAATTATTCTGTAAATTCTTGTTGTCAAGTTGCTGATTCTCCCACAACACCTGTAAATACAAACGATACAGAAATACCTAAAACAGATGCCACCAAAAATAATAGCTGGGGAGGTAATTTATAA
- a CDS encoding DUF29 domain-containing protein has protein sequence MKTIHDLKQLYEVDDSQWLEETIKLLKNQQFRNLDLENLIEELEDFGRRDKSAVASLLEQVIRHLLLLKYWTIEQESNAVHWQGEIYTFRTQLNRRLNTNLRNYLESELDSIYKDALGFVKIKTQNSVVFPSVSPYFLQQLLDIQWWPI, from the coding sequence ATGAAAACTATTCATGATTTAAAACAACTCTATGAAGTAGATGATTCTCAATGGTTGGAAGAAACTATTAAATTATTGAAAAATCAGCAGTTTAGAAATTTGGATTTAGAGAATTTAATTGAGGAGTTGGAAGATTTTGGTAGAAGAGATAAAAGTGCTGTAGCGAGTCTTTTAGAACAGGTTATCCGGCATTTATTACTACTTAAATATTGGACTATTGAACAAGAAAGTAATGCAGTTCACTGGCAAGGAGAGATTTATACTTTCAGAACACAATTAAATCGCAGACTTAATACAAACCTACGTAATTATTTAGAATCTGAATTAGATTCAATTTATAAAGATGCGTTAGGATTTGTGAAAATTAAAACTCAAAATTCCGTTGTTTTTCCTTCAGTATCTCCTTACTTTCTTCAGCAATTACTCGATATTCAATGGTGGCCAATCTAA
- the rseP gene encoding RIP metalloprotease RseP, whose protein sequence is MSVLAAIAVLAILILVHELGHFIAARSQGIYANRFSLGFGPTLLKYQGSQTEYTIRAFPLGGFVGFPDDDPDSEIPPNDPNLLRNRPILDRAIVISAGVIANLIFAYLVLALQIGIVGVPQEFQFQPGVIVKPINEQSVAYQAGIRSGDIILSVNGKELLADKSSPLLLTKEIQSHPNEQIQLQIQHENQTKPLTLTPTESPDGKGLVGIELVPNGKAIYRHPQNPIEIFTVAADRFQQLLIGTVKGFGQLVTNFQETASQVSGPVNIVKIGAKLAADNSANLLSFAAIISINLAVINILPLPALDGGQLAFLLIEGLFGKPLPAKIQEGVMQTGLVLLLGLGIFLIVKETTQLDVVQQLIQGL, encoded by the coding sequence ATGTCAGTTTTAGCAGCGATCGCCGTCTTGGCAATTTTGATTTTGGTACATGAGTTAGGACATTTTATAGCCGCACGTTCCCAAGGTATTTACGCTAACCGCTTTTCCCTGGGTTTTGGTCCTACTCTCCTAAAGTACCAAGGATCACAAACGGAATATACTATCCGCGCTTTCCCCTTGGGTGGCTTTGTTGGCTTTCCTGATGATGATCCAGATAGCGAAATTCCCCCCAATGATCCGAATTTGCTGCGGAATCGTCCTATTTTAGACCGGGCAATTGTCATTAGCGCCGGAGTGATAGCAAATTTAATCTTTGCCTATTTAGTTCTAGCTTTACAAATCGGTATCGTTGGTGTACCACAAGAATTTCAATTTCAACCAGGGGTAATTGTTAAACCAATTAATGAACAATCTGTAGCTTACCAAGCCGGAATTCGCTCAGGTGATATTATCCTCAGTGTCAACGGTAAAGAATTATTAGCAGATAAAAGTTCCCCCTTATTATTGACTAAAGAAATTCAAAGTCATCCCAATGAACAAATTCAACTGCAAATCCAACATGAAAACCAAACCAAACCTTTAACATTAACCCCTACAGAAAGCCCAGATGGTAAAGGTTTAGTAGGAATTGAATTAGTACCCAATGGTAAAGCAATTTATCGTCATCCTCAAAATCCTATCGAGATTTTTACCGTTGCTGCTGACAGATTTCAGCAATTATTAATTGGTACAGTTAAAGGATTTGGACAGTTAGTAACTAACTTCCAAGAAACTGCCAGTCAGGTTTCAGGCCCAGTTAACATTGTCAAAATTGGTGCTAAATTGGCCGCAGATAATAGCGCAAATCTTTTATCTTTTGCCGCCATCATTAGCATTAACCTAGCCGTCATTAATATCTTACCCCTACCTGCATTAGATGGTGGACAACTGGCTTTTCTGTTAATAGAAGGTTTATTTGGTAAACCTTTACCAGCCAAAATCCAAGAAGGTGTCATGCAAACAGGTTTAGTCCTACTTTTAGGTTTAGGTATTTTCTTAATTGTCAAAGAAACCACTCAGTTAGATGTTGTTCAACAATTAATCCAAGGATTATAA
- the pgsA gene encoding CDP-diacylglycerol--glycerol-3-phosphate 3-phosphatidyltransferase, whose protein sequence is MNLPNTITFSRLLGIPFLLYGLYIPTIQAQWICLTIFLIAALTDWLDGYLARKLNQITDLGKFLDPLVDKLLVLAPLLVLVELGKIPAWGVFIILARELAIAGWRVNQTTISGANIWGKLKTVSQIIAIALLIAPLPPAWQLPSIISFWISVILTITSGIIYIVPPKNSIITE, encoded by the coding sequence ATGAATTTACCAAATACGATTACATTTTCTCGACTTTTAGGAATACCATTTTTATTGTATGGTTTATATATTCCCACAATCCAAGCCCAATGGATATGTTTAACTATATTTTTAATAGCAGCATTAACTGATTGGTTAGATGGTTATTTAGCTAGGAAATTAAATCAAATTACTGATTTAGGGAAATTCCTTGATCCATTAGTAGATAAACTATTGGTACTTGCACCGTTATTAGTATTAGTTGAATTGGGAAAAATACCAGCTTGGGGAGTGTTTATAATTTTAGCACGGGAATTAGCGATCGCCGGATGGCGTGTTAATCAAACTACCATTAGTGGTGCAAATATTTGGGGGAAACTGAAAACAGTCAGTCAGATAATTGCGATCGCCTTACTCATAGCACCTTTACCACCAGCTTGGCAACTTCCCTCAATAATATCCTTTTGGATTTCCGTAATTTTGACCATAACCTCTGGAATTATCTATATAGTACCGCCAAAAAACAGTATCATTACCGAGTAA
- a CDS encoding YdcF family protein translates to MKHKFTTKSAFFWHSRLRKFRRLLKNIGLGCGLLLSIWLIVTTITLVSASSQPVDAVLVLGGSIRREIYVAQQAKNYSQIPILISQGSANPCIWLIFQRESADLQKVWLENCARSTFENFYYSIPIFKHWGVYKVKLITSGSHVLRAKIMAQILLGSHGIWVETDIVQEQGIPGNREFLMKSILDVTRSLFWAVFSQFIYPQCHNVTRLADVDIQAWEQRGFRCEHQGGIKNY, encoded by the coding sequence ATGAAGCACAAATTTACAACTAAATCAGCATTCTTTTGGCATAGCAGATTGAGAAAGTTTAGGCGTTTGCTCAAAAATATTGGTTTGGGGTGTGGTTTGCTTCTATCTATTTGGCTGATTGTGACTACTATAACCTTGGTTTCTGCGTCTTCACAGCCTGTAGACGCTGTTTTAGTCCTTGGGGGTAGCATTCGCAGAGAAATTTATGTCGCTCAACAAGCTAAAAATTATTCCCAAATACCAATTCTGATTTCTCAGGGTTCTGCAAATCCCTGTATTTGGTTGATTTTTCAGCGGGAATCAGCAGATTTACAAAAGGTCTGGCTGGAAAATTGCGCTCGTTCTACTTTTGAAAATTTTTATTACAGTATCCCTATTTTTAAACACTGGGGAGTTTACAAGGTAAAATTAATCACTTCTGGTTCTCATGTCTTGAGAGCGAAAATAATGGCACAAATTCTTTTAGGATCTCATGGTATCTGGGTAGAAACAGATATTGTCCAGGAACAAGGCATTCCCGGTAATCGGGAATTTTTGATGAAATCTATATTAGATGTTACTCGTAGTTTATTCTGGGCTGTTTTTAGTCAGTTTATTTATCCCCAATGTCACAATGTCACAAGATTAGCTGATGTAGATATACAAGCATGGGAACAAAGAGGTTTTCGTTGTGAACATCAAGGGGGAATTAAAAATTATTAA
- the nth gene encoding endonuclease III — translation MTRKTLSKSSKKQRALEILSLLHHLYPDATCSLDYQTPVQLLVATILSAQCTDERVNKVTPHLFGRFPDAESLANANILELEELVRSTGFYRNKAKNIKAACGMIVNDFNSIVPNKMAELLKLPGVARKTANVVLAHAYGINAGVTVDTHVKRLSQRLGLTKNTEPVKIEQDLMKLLPQPEWENWSIRLIYHGRAVCKARSPGCDMCKIADLCKQNLSI, via the coding sequence GTGACTCGTAAAACATTATCAAAATCATCAAAAAAGCAACGTGCTTTAGAAATTCTCTCCCTTCTTCATCATCTGTATCCAGATGCAACCTGCTCTTTAGATTATCAAACTCCTGTACAATTATTAGTAGCCACAATTCTCTCCGCTCAATGTACAGATGAACGAGTTAACAAAGTAACACCACATCTATTTGGTCGCTTTCCTGATGCAGAAAGTTTAGCAAATGCGAATATATTAGAATTAGAAGAATTAGTCCGTTCGACAGGTTTTTATCGTAACAAAGCCAAAAATATCAAAGCTGCTTGTGGCATGATTGTTAATGATTTTAACTCAATTGTTCCCAATAAAATGGCAGAATTGTTAAAACTTCCCGGAGTAGCTAGAAAAACTGCAAATGTCGTTCTAGCGCACGCTTATGGTATCAATGCAGGAGTGACAGTAGACACCCACGTTAAACGTTTAAGTCAGCGTTTAGGGTTAACCAAAAATACCGAACCTGTAAAAATCGAACAAGATTTAATGAAATTACTACCCCAACCTGAATGGGAAAATTGGTCTATTCGGTTAATTTATCATGGTCGTGCAGTTTGTAAAGCTCGTTCTCCTGGTTGTGATATGTGTAAAATAGCTGATTTATGTAAACAAAATTTGTCTATTTAA
- the ctpB gene encoding carboxyl-terminal processing protease CtpB, producing MNHSAKRHSPLQAALIGGAIATTATISVFGQAWTRCVHAALQDSPKALVDQVWQLVNREYVDGKFNQQDWQAIRQSLLSKEYTSNEQAYVEIRKALQRLEDPYTRFLDPKQFQALTSQTSGEVSGIGIRMEIDEKTKKLTVVEPIENSPAIKAGIKKGDQILAINGKSTQNMKVDEASSLIRGQVGTSLNLRLQRPGKNTFDVKLTRATIEIPTVNYTLKQDGGRRIGYIQLREFSSHAAEQMQRAIRELNRQKVDSYVLDLRGNPGGLLQASIEIARMWLDSGGIVKTVDRVGSSEETKANRTALTNQPLAVLVDGNSASASEILTGALKDNNRAVVVGSKTFGKALVQSVHELVDGSGLAVTIAHYYTPKGTDINKKGIVPDIELDLTTAQQRQLADNPNLIGTLSDPQYARAILALSNKNFAKPATPAQTSQTAKTSAPLSVRAEDLKF from the coding sequence ATGAATCATTCTGCGAAACGTCACTCACCGCTCCAGGCAGCCTTGATTGGTGGAGCGATCGCTACAACTGCTACTATATCCGTATTTGGCCAAGCGTGGACAAGGTGCGTTCATGCTGCTCTACAAGATAGTCCTAAAGCCTTAGTTGACCAAGTATGGCAATTGGTAAATCGGGAATATGTTGATGGCAAATTTAATCAACAAGATTGGCAAGCAATCAGGCAAAGCTTGTTAAGTAAAGAATATACTTCCAATGAACAAGCTTACGTAGAAATCCGTAAAGCTTTACAAAGATTAGAAGACCCCTACACAAGATTTCTTGATCCCAAACAATTCCAAGCCTTAACCAGTCAAACATCTGGGGAAGTATCAGGGATTGGTATTCGGATGGAAATAGACGAAAAAACCAAGAAATTAACAGTTGTTGAACCTATAGAAAACTCACCAGCAATCAAAGCCGGAATTAAAAAAGGTGATCAGATTTTAGCAATCAATGGTAAATCCACTCAGAATATGAAAGTGGATGAGGCATCAAGTTTAATTCGTGGTCAAGTGGGAACTAGCCTCAATTTACGACTACAAAGACCTGGAAAAAATACTTTTGATGTTAAACTGACCAGAGCAACCATTGAAATTCCCACAGTTAATTATACCCTCAAGCAAGATGGTGGGCGGAGAATTGGTTACATTCAGTTGAGAGAATTTAGCTCCCATGCAGCGGAACAAATGCAGCGAGCAATTAGGGAATTAAACAGGCAAAAAGTTGATTCCTATGTGTTAGATTTGCGTGGCAACCCAGGAGGCTTGTTACAAGCCAGTATTGAAATAGCACGGATGTGGCTAGATAGTGGTGGCATTGTCAAAACCGTAGACCGTGTGGGCAGTAGCGAAGAAACGAAAGCTAATCGCACCGCCTTGACAAATCAACCCTTAGCCGTACTTGTAGATGGTAATTCTGCCAGTGCGAGTGAAATTCTCACCGGCGCACTCAAGGATAATAACCGCGCGGTGGTAGTGGGTAGTAAAACCTTTGGTAAAGCCTTAGTGCAGTCAGTTCATGAACTCGTTGATGGTTCTGGGTTAGCTGTCACCATTGCTCATTACTATACTCCCAAAGGTACAGATATCAACAAAAAGGGTATTGTCCCTGATATTGAGTTAGATTTGACTACAGCCCAACAGCGTCAGTTAGCGGATAATCCCAATTTAATCGGGACTTTGAGTGATCCACAATACGCTCGCGCTATTCTGGCTTTATCAAATAAAAACTTTGCTAAACCTGCAACACCTGCTCAAACTTCCCAAACTGCCAAAACTTCAGCACCTTTGAGTGTGCGGGCTGAAGATTTGAAGTTTTAA
- a CDS encoding glycosyltransferase: protein MSDHSLAATTTQDFFPKVSVVIPIYNGEADLPELLNCLLLQTYPQDQVEYLLVDNNSSDRTLFILQKTATNSPINILPLSENNIQSSYAARNAGIKAASGEIIAFTDADCRPQPQWLYQLIQPFINAEVVIVAGEITALPGKSLLEQFADKQETLSQKHTLANKFCPYGQTANLAIRRNIFHSSGLFRPHLSTGGDADICWRILKANLGKLEFSPDAIVQHRHRLTIKELASQWRRYGRSNRYLHELHGVELTREMKNKEYGYIMLRWLLKEFPRETIKNLVGKSSLVNIFNTPLGLFTGRERSQGQRNAKLPENAKMIEWL, encoded by the coding sequence ATGAGTGATCATTCACTAGCAGCAACCACTACCCAAGATTTTTTCCCAAAAGTATCGGTAGTGATTCCCATTTATAATGGTGAAGCAGATTTACCAGAGTTATTAAATTGCTTGTTGTTGCAAACTTACCCTCAAGATCAAGTAGAGTATTTATTAGTAGATAATAATAGTAGCGATCGCACTCTTTTTATTCTCCAAAAAACAGCCACAAATTCCCCCATAAATATTCTTCCTCTCAGTGAAAATAATATTCAAAGTTCCTACGCAGCAAGAAATGCAGGGATTAAAGCTGCTAGTGGTGAAATTATCGCCTTTACAGATGCTGATTGTCGTCCTCAACCTCAATGGTTATATCAATTAATTCAACCTTTTATTAATGCAGAAGTGGTAATTGTCGCTGGAGAAATTACCGCCTTACCCGGTAAAAGTTTATTAGAACAATTTGCAGACAAACAAGAAACTCTATCGCAAAAACATACTTTAGCCAATAAATTTTGTCCCTACGGACAAACAGCAAATTTAGCAATTCGACGTAATATTTTTCATAGTTCCGGTTTATTTCGTCCCCATCTCAGTACAGGGGGAGATGCGGATATTTGTTGGCGCATTCTCAAAGCAAATCTTGGTAAATTAGAATTTTCACCTGATGCAATTGTCCAACATCGTCACCGATTAACAATAAAAGAATTAGCGAGTCAATGGCGACGTTATGGACGTTCTAATCGTTATTTACATGAACTGCATGGTGTAGAATTAACCAGAGAAATGAAAAATAAAGAATATGGTTATATTATGCTGCGTTGGTTATTAAAAGAATTTCCCAGAGAAACTATTAAAAATCTGGTTGGTAAATCTAGTTTAGTAAATATATTTAATACTCCTTTAGGTTTATTTACTGGTAGGGAGAGAAGTCAAGGACAAAGAAATGCAAAATTACCAGAAAATGCCAAAATGATTGAATGGTTGTAA
- a CDS encoding aspartate ammonia-lyase, with translation MTNTDFRIERDSMGDRQIPNNVYYGIQTQRAIENFPISGLKPLPTYINAGLYIKKATAIVNGELNCIPADISKAIIQATDEILAGKLRDQFVVDVYQAGAGTSHHMNINEVLTNRALELLGDEKGNYKRVSPNDHVNYGQSTNDVIPTAIRIGGLLALSQTLQPALDNAISTLEAKAVEFQDIVKSGRTHLQDAVPVRLGENFQAWAQILTEHQNRLYIAAGDLMVLGLGGSAAGTGMNTHPQYRQRVIEVLSQLLEIPLEPAPHLMAAMQSMGAFVNVSGAVRNLAQDLVKISHDLRLMDSGPKTGFKEIQLPPVQPGSSIMPGKYNPVMAEMTSMVCFQVMGYDNAIVLAAQAGQLELNVMMPLIAYNLIHSIEILGNTISALTNSCIQGITANKERCLDYAEGSLALVTALNTHIGYLNAAAVAKESLETGKSLRQIVLEKGLMTEEELANVLDLEQMSSIVPL, from the coding sequence ATGACTAATACAGATTTTCGCATTGAACGGGACTCAATGGGCGATCGCCAAATCCCCAATAACGTATATTACGGTATTCAAACCCAACGCGCGATCGAAAACTTCCCCATCAGTGGTTTAAAACCCCTACCTACCTACATCAACGCAGGTTTATACATCAAAAAAGCTACCGCTATCGTTAACGGTGAACTCAATTGTATTCCCGCAGACATTAGTAAAGCTATCATTCAAGCAACTGATGAAATTTTAGCAGGTAAACTCCGTGATCAGTTCGTAGTTGATGTTTACCAAGCCGGTGCAGGAACATCCCACCACATGAACATTAACGAAGTCCTCACTAACCGCGCTTTAGAACTTCTTGGAGATGAAAAGGGCAACTACAAGCGGGTTAGTCCCAACGATCATGTCAACTACGGACAGTCTACCAACGATGTCATCCCTACCGCTATCCGCATCGGTGGTTTATTAGCACTTTCCCAAACCCTACAACCTGCTTTAGACAATGCAATTTCTACCCTAGAAGCCAAAGCAGTGGAATTTCAAGATATTGTTAAATCTGGAAGAACTCACTTACAAGATGCCGTACCTGTGCGTTTAGGTGAAAACTTCCAGGCTTGGGCGCAAATCCTCACAGAACACCAAAATAGATTATACATTGCCGCCGGGGATTTAATGGTACTCGGTTTAGGTGGTAGCGCCGCCGGTACAGGAATGAACACCCATCCCCAATATCGTCAACGGGTGATAGAAGTGCTTTCCCAACTTTTAGAAATACCCTTAGAACCAGCACCCCATTTAATGGCCGCCATGCAAAGTATGGGTGCGTTTGTGAATGTTTCCGGGGCAGTAAGAAATTTAGCACAGGATCTAGTTAAAATCTCTCATGACCTGCGGTTAATGGATTCAGGCCCCAAAACCGGATTTAAGGAAATTCAACTACCTCCAGTCCAACCAGGTTCTTCGATTATGCCGGGAAAATATAACCCAGTCATGGCAGAGATGACATCAATGGTATGTTTTCAGGTGATGGGATATGATAATGCGATCGTCTTAGCGGCACAAGCAGGACAGTTAGAATTAAATGTGATGATGCCTCTCATCGCTTACAATTTAATTCACAGCATTGAAATTTTAGGTAATACAATTTCTGCCTTAACTAACAGTTGTATTCAAGGAATTACTGCCAACAAAGAAAGATGTTTAGATTATGCAGAAGGTAGTTTAGCATTAGTTACCGCCTTAAATACTCACATTGGTTATCTTAACGCTGCTGCTGTAGCTAAGGAATCTTTAGAAACTGGAAAGTCTCTCCGGCAAATTGTTTTAGAAAAGGGTTTAATGACTGAGGAGGAATTAGCTAATGTTTTAGATTTGGAACAAATGAGTTCTATTGTTCCTCTCTAA